TTAACAAGCCGCGCTGCCTTATTCTTTCAGTCTTGCGAATCTCTTCGTCCCAGTCTACACGCTTGCGAGTCATGATATACGCCTCAAATCATTTATAACCCGCCTCAAAGTATCAGCAATTTCTGACGCAAGGACTCCGTCAACTCCATCACGAGCCAAATAATCCCCGGCCATTGCGTGAATATTTGCCCCTAAGACTGCCGCATTGAAGGGATCAAGACCTGCCGCAAGAAATGCACCTATACAGCCCGATAAGACATCGCCCGATCCCGGTACAGCAAGCTCCGGCCCTCCGTGTTGAACTTCCGCAAAATCTTCACCTGAAGCAATCAAAGTGGGATGACCTTTCAAGACAACACAGCCGAATTTTTGAGTCAATTTTTGCAGAGACTCGAGTCTATTTTTCTGAACTTGTCTGGGAGTAATATTTAATAATCTTGCTGCTTCTCCCTCATGAGGCGTTATAACTGAGTCAGATCTCGGCATAATTTTTTCACGAACTACAGCAAGCGCGCTTAATCCGTCCCCGTCAACTAAAATTTTTTCCGGCCAGTCCCGCCACATTCTAGCTGTGAAAATTTCTGCGGCAACACTCCTATCAAGTCCCGGCCCGACTACTAAGGCATTTATATTTTTTTGCGAGAAAACTATTTCCTGCCACCTGAATTTAT
The genomic region above belongs to Synergistaceae bacterium and contains:
- a CDS encoding NAD(P)H-hydrate dehydratase — translated: MSPESLKNLLPSRPENIHKGDRGRLLIAGGSAKYPGAPALSALGALRSGVGLVTLLSLEKVCECCASRLPEVIYCFEDDKFRWQEIVFSQKNINALVVGPGLDRSVAAEIFTARMWRDWPEKILVDGDGLSALAVVREKIMPRSDSVITPHEGEAARLLNITPRQVQKNRLESLQKLTQKFGCVVLKGHPTLIASGEDFAEVQHGGPELAVPGSGDVLSGCIGAFLAAGLDPFNAAVLGANIHAMAGDYLARDGVDGVLASEIADTLRRVINDLRRIS